In a genomic window of Dyadobacter fermentans DSM 18053:
- a CDS encoding Dabb family protein — MEDQSRRQFLQNAGLASLTSVSGITSGPERNKELFVQHIFFYLKEPNNAQHEAQLLEGLHKLAKSSYIQFAHIGKPAHTTGSDIVRDYSVSWMCFFKNIIEEEIFKSHKIYHDFIAGYAHLWERMVIYDSVGPRKVG; from the coding sequence ATGGAAGATCAATCGAGGAGACAATTCCTGCAAAATGCCGGCCTGGCTTCGCTCACCTCCGTCAGCGGCATCACCTCCGGCCCCGAAAGAAACAAGGAGCTTTTTGTCCAGCACATTTTCTTTTACCTGAAAGAACCCAATAATGCACAGCACGAGGCCCAACTGCTGGAAGGCCTGCACAAGCTCGCCAAAAGCTCCTACATTCAGTTTGCGCACATCGGAAAGCCGGCGCATACGACCGGCTCGGACATCGTCAGGGATTACTCCGTTTCGTGGATGTGTTTTTTTAAGAATATCATAGAAGAGGAGATTTTTAAATCGCATAAGATCTATCACGACTTTATCGCTGGATACGCCCACTTATGGGAGAGAATGGTGATCTACGATTCGGTAGGTCCCCGGAAGGTGGGTTGA
- a CDS encoding DUF6807 domain-containing protein, translating to MALTAVALAGTGSAFAQKVDLVRNDKDKKVEVKIDGKPFTAYYYPGEQKLKKAVLYPVITPKGTVITRGWPLDPRAGERVDHPHHVGIWLNYEDVNGNDYWNNSDAVNHEKRAYGTIIHTGITSVKSGKDKGELTVTADWVDKNGTLTLKEVTKYTFSGKGDSRIIDRATTLTAVLPEVNMPDVKDGMYAIRVGRELELPSTKPEIFTDANGIATKVPVMNNEGVTGNYRNSNGVEGEAVWGKRAIWCNLTGKIKDENISVAMIDHPKNVGYPAYWHARGYGLFAVNPLGMKALSDGKETLNFKLKKGESTTFRYRMVIASEHLKDATLNDLAAAYAKTE from the coding sequence TTGGCACTCACCGCCGTGGCCCTGGCCGGAACCGGAAGCGCTTTTGCACAGAAGGTGGACCTCGTCCGTAATGACAAGGACAAAAAAGTGGAGGTGAAAATCGACGGGAAGCCATTTACGGCATACTATTATCCCGGCGAACAGAAGCTGAAAAAGGCCGTACTTTACCCCGTAATTACCCCGAAAGGAACAGTAATTACACGCGGCTGGCCGCTCGACCCGCGTGCCGGAGAGCGCGTAGACCACCCGCACCACGTGGGCATCTGGCTCAACTACGAGGATGTGAACGGTAACGACTACTGGAACAATTCCGACGCCGTGAACCACGAAAAACGCGCCTACGGAACCATCATCCACACCGGCATTACCTCCGTAAAAAGCGGTAAAGACAAAGGCGAGCTAACCGTAACCGCCGACTGGGTGGACAAAAACGGCACGTTGACGTTGAAGGAAGTAACCAAATACACTTTCAGCGGAAAAGGCGACAGCCGCATCATCGACCGGGCTACGACGCTCACCGCCGTGCTGCCCGAGGTGAATATGCCTGACGTGAAGGACGGTATGTACGCGATCCGTGTCGGACGTGAGCTCGAACTGCCATCCACAAAGCCGGAAATTTTCACCGACGCCAACGGTATCGCGACCAAAGTGCCCGTGATGAACAACGAAGGCGTAACCGGAAACTACCGCAACAGCAATGGCGTAGAAGGCGAGGCAGTATGGGGTAAGCGTGCGATCTGGTGTAACCTCACCGGCAAGATCAAGGACGAGAACATCAGCGTAGCGATGATCGACCATCCGAAAAATGTGGGTTATCCGGCCTACTGGCATGCACGCGGCTACGGATTGTTTGCCGTAAACCCGCTGGGCATGAAAGCGCTGAGCGATGGCAAGGAAACGCTCAATTTCAAATTAAAAAAAGGAGAATCGACTACTTTCCGTTACCGCATGGTAATTGCTTCGGAGCATTTGAAAGATGCTACGCTGAATGACTTGGCGGCAGCTTATGCTAAAACAGAATAG
- a CDS encoding oxidoreductase codes for MEDPIFQPLHFRNLTVRNRIFRSSISGRIDNYDGSGTPARISWETRFAKGGVGAIISSHIPVDAAQRILPNYAMIDRDDRIPFWSRLVAAVHAYDCRFIGQLSMSGRQQDSWGGKQIPDSSCPCQRRGAVSRFTGQGHDLARHSCGDRPVPRGSRPVQNGRNGWYRAARVKWLFVYPIP; via the coding sequence ATGGAAGATCCGATTTTCCAACCGCTGCATTTCCGGAACCTTACTGTCCGCAACCGCATTTTCCGTTCAAGCATTTCGGGCAGGATCGACAATTACGATGGTTCCGGAACGCCCGCCCGCATTAGCTGGGAGACGCGCTTCGCGAAGGGCGGGGTAGGGGCGATCATCAGTTCGCACATTCCCGTAGACGCTGCGCAGCGCATTCTTCCCAACTATGCCATGATCGACCGCGACGACCGCATCCCATTCTGGTCCAGGCTGGTAGCGGCCGTGCATGCGTACGATTGCCGGTTTATCGGCCAGCTTTCGATGTCGGGACGGCAGCAGGATTCGTGGGGTGGAAAACAAATACCGGATTCCTCTTGCCCCTGTCAACGGCGTGGAGCGGTTTCACGGTTTACCGGGCAGGGCCATGACCTTGCGCGACATTCATGCGGCGATCGGCCGGTTCCGCGAGGCAGCAGGCCGGTCCAGAACGGCCGGAATGGATGGTATCGAGCTGCACGCGTCAAATGGCTATTTGTTTACCCAATTCCTTAG
- a CDS encoding Gfo/Idh/MocA family oxidoreductase, with protein sequence MTSRRDFLKNAALASAGVAVGANAFGAASYRRIVGANDRVRVGIIGFSDRFRSSLAPSFGDHAKELNFEFMGVSDLWNRRRDEAEAFIKGKPYAASEFVKARNNEELLGRKDVDAVIISTADFQHALHCAEAVKSGRDVYVEKPFAETLEDAKVALKAVDASKQIVQVGSQRRSAPNYWAAYEYIKSGKFGDITTVEMTWNVNQPGRWRRKELVSQIRKEDTDWTRFLMNRPKVEWNPRYYLEFRLFYPYSSGIPGQWMAHQIDTVHWFSGLDAPRNVVANGGIYTWKDGRTNVDTFSAAFEYGPFDDKSKGFQVIYSSRFNNEAGGVKEYYYSNGGMINLDTNKITSEGGLKERDAKGMGLQANLLPEMSLKTGEKIATDANTGADPMTSLHMRNWMECIRSRKETNAPARVGFNHSVANIMATQALHTGKRVNWDPKKKEIVLS encoded by the coding sequence ATGACCAGTAGAAGGGATTTTCTTAAAAATGCAGCACTGGCTTCTGCGGGTGTCGCAGTAGGCGCCAATGCTTTCGGAGCGGCCAGCTACCGCCGTATCGTAGGTGCAAATGATCGCGTGCGGGTAGGTATTATCGGCTTTTCGGACCGTTTCCGCAGCTCGCTGGCACCTTCCTTCGGAGATCACGCCAAAGAACTGAACTTTGAGTTTATGGGCGTGTCCGACCTTTGGAACCGCCGTCGCGACGAAGCGGAGGCATTCATCAAAGGCAAACCCTATGCTGCAAGCGAATTTGTGAAAGCCCGCAATAACGAGGAACTCCTCGGACGCAAGGATGTGGACGCGGTGATCATCAGCACAGCCGATTTCCAGCATGCATTGCATTGCGCCGAGGCGGTGAAGTCCGGCCGCGATGTGTATGTCGAAAAACCGTTTGCTGAAACCCTGGAAGATGCGAAAGTAGCATTGAAAGCGGTAGACGCTTCGAAGCAAATTGTACAGGTAGGATCGCAGCGCCGGAGCGCGCCTAACTATTGGGCGGCTTACGAATATATCAAATCGGGCAAATTCGGGGATATCACCACGGTTGAAATGACCTGGAACGTGAACCAGCCCGGCCGTTGGAGACGCAAAGAACTCGTGTCACAGATCCGTAAGGAAGACACCGACTGGACACGCTTCCTCATGAACCGCCCGAAAGTAGAGTGGAACCCCCGTTACTACCTCGAATTCCGTTTGTTCTACCCATATTCATCGGGTATCCCGGGACAATGGATGGCGCACCAGATCGATACCGTGCACTGGTTCTCCGGCCTCGATGCGCCGCGTAATGTGGTGGCGAACGGCGGTATTTATACCTGGAAAGACGGTCGTACCAACGTCGATACATTCAGCGCCGCATTTGAATACGGTCCGTTTGACGATAAGAGCAAAGGCTTCCAGGTGATTTATTCTTCCCGTTTCAACAACGAGGCAGGCGGTGTGAAAGAGTATTATTATTCCAATGGCGGGATGATCAACCTCGATACGAACAAGATCACATCCGAAGGCGGCTTGAAAGAAAGAGATGCCAAGGGAATGGGCTTGCAGGCCAACCTGCTTCCGGAAATGTCGCTCAAAACCGGCGAGAAAATCGCGACGGACGCCAATACCGGTGCCGATCCGATGACCTCGCTGCACATGCGCAACTGGATGGAATGTATCCGCAGCCGCAAGGAAACGAATGCACCGGCGCGTGTCGGTTTCAACCACTCGGTGGCGAATATTATGGCTACCCAGGCGCTGCATACCGGAAAACGAGTGAATTGGGACCCGAAGAAAAAGGAAATCGTGCTTAGCTAA
- a CDS encoding SusC/RagA family TonB-linked outer membrane protein, producing MSASVVASPLARVDQRVRTDRSITGTVLAREGNVPIPGVTVVVKGTTQGTTTNAEGKYTIEIPGNSAVLVFSAVGYVTWEQETGNAGVVDITLATDQKTLNEVVVVGYGTQKKRDLTGAVSQVSATRLENENPQSVQDVLRGNVAGMNVGFSTSAKGGGSVSVRGQNSINAGSTPLIVLDGTIYYGGLEDINPNDIETVDVLKDASSSAVFGAKAASGVILITTKKGKEGKPVINVNTNFGFAEVARNQPVLSPQGFVTWRQEVMRNINATAEPARFADPNHLPAGVTLDQWLAFDGSKGDPTTVWLQRLGMQPAEIQNYKDGKSVDWYSKVFQKGFRQDHTVSLSGRNDRITYYMSLGYLSNEGIVVGDKYSTVRARLNIEGKVNKHLSVGMNTQFARRDESQVPVNYDLARVLSPWGSEFDANGNYSWRPNGEASGGNHPYYARSFIKRDQGAQTLNSVIFAKVTLPFGFTYQLNFTPRFDYTHRYNAESAKHAEWAAEGGRASRKDSTVFNWQVDNVLKWTKTINQKHNIDLTLLANAERFKSWRDSISNKGFAPTDVLGYHNIQSGGLPVVYTDDQTSTADALMARLFYSFKDKYMITLSSRRDGYSAFGQKNPRAVFSSAAFGWVFTDEGFLHSKWLSYGKLRISYGNNGNRDIPRYDALADLTSGKYLHVKPDGTVYQVSQLYVSRMANPNLKWEKTNALNVGLDFALFNNLVDGSIEVYKSTTKDLLVKRALPNVLGFDNVWDNLGEVQNKGMEISLNSNNMRRENFTWRSTFNFQLNRNKIVHLYGNMVDIKDAGGKVTGRKEADDVTNRWFIGHALDEIWNYRILGVWQKEEEAEATKYGVKPGDFKLKDVNGDGKFTNDDKEFLGYTTPRFRWTFRNEFKLFKSLDVSFMIYSYWGQKGTFNQMKNRDGFVDRTSSYVFPYWTAENRSNEWARLYSSEGSATGYSVYRSKSFVRFENLSVAYTVPKNVSQKVAVQNLRVYGNVRNIGFWAPQWNFWDPENGTNGATNASIATSVPSPRIYTIGLDITL from the coding sequence ATGTCCGCCAGTGTCGTCGCGAGCCCGCTCGCAAGGGTTGACCAACGTGTCAGAACCGACCGTAGCATTACCGGTACCGTGCTTGCCAGAGAAGGAAATGTGCCCATTCCGGGTGTAACGGTTGTTGTAAAAGGTACCACACAGGGCACCACCACCAATGCCGAAGGAAAGTACACCATCGAAATTCCCGGCAACTCGGCCGTGCTGGTGTTTTCGGCCGTGGGTTATGTTACCTGGGAGCAGGAAACAGGGAATGCGGGCGTGGTGGACATTACGCTTGCCACCGACCAGAAAACGCTCAATGAAGTAGTGGTGGTGGGCTATGGCACGCAAAAGAAACGCGACCTCACCGGTGCCGTTTCCCAGGTGAGCGCCACCCGGCTTGAAAACGAGAACCCGCAGTCGGTGCAGGATGTGCTGCGCGGGAATGTGGCCGGTATGAATGTCGGCTTTTCTACTTCCGCAAAGGGCGGCGGAAGTGTTTCGGTACGCGGCCAGAATTCGATCAATGCAGGTTCTACGCCTTTGATCGTGCTCGACGGGACCATTTACTATGGTGGCCTGGAAGACATTAACCCGAACGATATCGAGACGGTGGATGTGCTGAAAGATGCCAGTTCTTCGGCTGTTTTCGGTGCGAAAGCCGCCAGCGGTGTCATTCTGATCACCACCAAAAAGGGGAAAGAAGGTAAGCCGGTGATCAATGTCAACACCAACTTCGGGTTCGCGGAAGTGGCCAGGAACCAGCCGGTGCTGAGTCCGCAGGGCTTTGTTACCTGGCGACAGGAGGTGATGCGGAACATCAATGCTACCGCCGAGCCGGCCCGCTTTGCCGATCCCAACCACCTTCCGGCGGGTGTCACCCTCGATCAATGGCTTGCTTTCGACGGTTCAAAGGGAGATCCTACCACTGTGTGGCTCCAACGCCTGGGCATGCAGCCGGCGGAAATCCAGAACTACAAGGATGGTAAAAGTGTGGATTGGTATTCCAAAGTATTTCAAAAAGGCTTCCGCCAGGACCATACCGTCAGTCTGTCAGGCCGCAACGACCGCATTACCTACTATATGTCGCTGGGCTACCTGAGCAACGAGGGTATCGTGGTGGGCGATAAGTACAGCACCGTTCGCGCACGCCTGAACATCGAAGGCAAAGTGAACAAGCATTTGTCGGTAGGGATGAACACGCAGTTCGCAAGGCGGGATGAAAGCCAGGTGCCTGTCAATTACGACCTGGCGCGCGTGCTTTCGCCATGGGGCTCGGAATTCGATGCGAATGGCAACTACTCCTGGCGGCCGAATGGCGAAGCGAGCGGCGGCAACCATCCCTATTATGCGCGAAGTTTCATCAAGCGCGATCAGGGAGCACAAACGCTCAACTCCGTAATTTTCGCCAAAGTGACGCTTCCGTTCGGGTTTACCTACCAACTCAATTTCACACCCCGTTTCGACTATACACATCGCTACAATGCAGAGTCCGCCAAGCACGCCGAATGGGCGGCCGAGGGCGGTCGCGCTTCCCGCAAAGACTCTACGGTGTTCAACTGGCAGGTCGATAATGTTCTGAAATGGACTAAAACCATCAACCAGAAACACAACATCGACCTCACTTTGCTGGCCAATGCGGAACGATTCAAAAGCTGGCGCGACAGTATTTCAAACAAGGGATTTGCACCGACGGATGTGCTCGGCTACCACAACATTCAGTCCGGCGGCCTTCCGGTAGTGTACACCGACGACCAGACGAGCACCGCCGACGCTTTAATGGCGCGCCTGTTCTATTCATTTAAGGATAAATACATGATCACGCTTTCGAGCCGCCGGGACGGCTATTCGGCTTTCGGGCAGAAAAACCCGCGGGCAGTGTTTTCGTCGGCAGCGTTTGGGTGGGTGTTTACGGACGAAGGTTTTCTGCATTCCAAATGGCTGAGTTACGGAAAACTGCGGATATCGTATGGAAACAATGGTAACCGCGACATCCCGCGTTACGACGCCCTCGCCGACCTGACTTCCGGCAAATACCTGCACGTGAAGCCCGACGGAACAGTGTACCAGGTAAGCCAGCTCTATGTAAGCCGCATGGCGAATCCGAATTTGAAGTGGGAGAAAACCAATGCATTGAACGTCGGCCTGGACTTCGCCTTATTCAACAACCTGGTCGATGGAAGTATCGAAGTCTACAAATCGACTACCAAAGACCTGCTCGTCAAACGTGCGCTGCCCAATGTGCTCGGCTTCGATAATGTGTGGGATAACCTCGGTGAAGTACAGAACAAAGGGATGGAAATCAGCCTGAACTCCAACAATATGCGCCGGGAGAACTTCACCTGGCGGAGCACATTCAATTTCCAGCTCAACCGGAACAAAATCGTTCATTTGTATGGAAATATGGTAGATATCAAAGACGCCGGCGGCAAGGTAACGGGCCGCAAGGAGGCCGACGACGTGACCAACCGCTGGTTTATCGGCCACGCCCTCGACGAAATCTGGAACTATCGCATCCTGGGCGTGTGGCAAAAAGAAGAGGAAGCCGAAGCTACCAAGTACGGTGTAAAGCCAGGTGATTTTAAATTAAAGGATGTGAATGGCGATGGCAAATTCACGAATGACGACAAGGAGTTTCTGGGTTACACCACGCCACGCTTCCGGTGGACGTTCCGCAACGAATTCAAGCTGTTCAAAAGCCTGGACGTTTCGTTCATGATCTATTCATACTGGGGACAGAAAGGCACATTCAACCAGATGAAAAACCGCGACGGCTTCGTGGACCGCACCAGTTCGTACGTATTCCCGTACTGGACCGCAGAAAACCGCTCGAACGAATGGGCCAGGCTCTATTCCAGCGAGGGCTCGGCCACCGGATACAGTGTTTACCGGAGCAAATCGTTCGTCCGGTTCGAAAACCTGTCGGTGGCTTACACGGTGCCCAAAAATGTTTCTCAAAAAGTGGCTGTACAAAACCTGCGCGTTTACGGCAACGTACGCAATATCGGCTTCTGGGCGCCGCAATGGAACTTCTGGGACCCTGAGAACGGCACCAACGGCGCCACGAACGCAAGCATTGCCACCTCGGTACCGAGCCCGCGCATTTACACCATCGGGCTGGATATTACCCTGTAA
- a CDS encoding RagB/SusD family nutrient uptake outer membrane protein, with product MFNQASKYILALGLLSSVVAITSCKETWLKPEPLSFYEPDLTFKDVAGLRATLVACERNLRLEWYGDAMPMITESVFSDIAVEGTTDKSGPAQNLNLLITPDAQLNHIDYNRIGWYWLEGYKGIKYANTAISRIDLPAYKNEQEKNELLGAAYFHRAARYYRLTQQFGDVPLILSEINGPKLDFQTTKREVILKKMKEDLEFAEKWVPVVTDKGTVNRGSVSHLLTKVNLALGLFDDAIKSASNVIDGGTHKLMTSRFGVNANDATRNVVWDLHRPQNKSLAVNTEGLMLVIDRLNIEGNVDGGMLIMRNCVPLWFNNINTPNGNRGTIDTYGIEIDQVVKLGRGIGRLRPTDYSQNQIWDDKNDLRHAPGNWTRMEDILYNNPQIKETDSFYGKHLQLKNAEGVVLSVDTIRCWFDWPNYKLFVEDPQRVQPQGGNSDWYVFRLAETYLLRAEAYVWKGELAKAADDLNAVRARANCAPIAAGKINIGTILDERARELYFEEPRKTELTRIAYIFAQTGKPAPNGKTYSLAQFSDENYFYDRVMEKSDFYNKGVQTRHADEYTMSPYHVLWPIPQSAIDGNTQGRINQNKGYAGHEKNVPPLTEIPK from the coding sequence ATGTTTAACCAAGCATCAAAATATATACTGGCATTGGGCCTCCTGAGCAGCGTAGTAGCCATTACTTCCTGCAAGGAGACCTGGCTGAAACCCGAGCCCCTTTCGTTTTACGAGCCAGACCTGACATTTAAGGACGTTGCCGGGCTAAGGGCAACGCTCGTTGCCTGCGAACGGAACCTCCGCCTCGAATGGTACGGCGACGCGATGCCGATGATCACGGAATCGGTATTTTCGGATATTGCCGTGGAGGGGACCACCGACAAATCGGGACCGGCACAGAACCTGAACCTGCTCATCACCCCCGATGCCCAGCTGAACCACATTGATTACAACCGCATCGGGTGGTATTGGCTGGAAGGGTATAAGGGGATCAAATACGCTAATACGGCCATTTCGCGCATTGATTTACCTGCTTATAAGAACGAGCAGGAGAAAAACGAGCTGCTCGGCGCCGCTTATTTTCACCGCGCGGCACGGTACTACCGGCTCACGCAGCAGTTCGGAGACGTGCCGCTGATCCTCAGTGAAATCAACGGCCCGAAACTCGATTTCCAGACCACGAAACGCGAGGTGATCCTTAAAAAGATGAAGGAAGACCTCGAATTCGCTGAAAAATGGGTGCCCGTCGTGACGGACAAAGGAACAGTGAACCGGGGCTCGGTAAGCCATTTGCTCACGAAAGTAAACCTCGCACTGGGGCTGTTCGACGATGCGATCAAATCTGCAAGTAATGTGATCGATGGCGGAACGCACAAGCTCATGACATCACGGTTTGGAGTGAATGCCAACGACGCGACCCGCAACGTGGTCTGGGACTTGCACCGGCCTCAGAACAAATCGCTGGCGGTAAACACGGAAGGGCTGATGCTGGTCATCGACCGGTTGAATATCGAGGGTAATGTGGATGGCGGCATGCTGATCATGCGGAACTGCGTGCCGCTTTGGTTCAACAACATTAACACGCCGAACGGGAACCGCGGGACAATTGACACCTACGGCATCGAGATCGACCAGGTGGTCAAGCTGGGGCGGGGGATCGGGCGCTTGCGGCCCACCGATTATTCGCAGAACCAGATTTGGGACGACAAGAACGACCTCCGCCACGCGCCGGGCAACTGGACACGCATGGAGGATATTTTATACAATAACCCGCAAATCAAAGAAACGGACAGTTTCTACGGCAAGCATTTGCAGCTCAAAAACGCGGAGGGGGTAGTGCTCTCCGTGGATACGATCCGCTGCTGGTTCGACTGGCCGAATTATAAGCTATTCGTAGAAGACCCGCAGCGGGTACAGCCCCAGGGCGGCAACTCCGACTGGTACGTGTTCCGCCTGGCCGAAACTTATCTGCTCCGCGCAGAGGCGTACGTGTGGAAGGGAGAGCTCGCCAAAGCAGCAGACGACCTCAATGCCGTCCGTGCCCGGGCCAACTGTGCGCCGATTGCCGCCGGTAAGATCAACATTGGCACCATTCTCGACGAGCGCGCACGGGAGCTCTATTTTGAAGAACCGCGCAAGACCGAGCTTACACGAATTGCCTACATTTTCGCCCAGACCGGAAAACCCGCTCCAAATGGCAAAACTTACAGCCTGGCGCAATTCTCGGACGAAAACTATTTCTATGACCGCGTGATGGAGAAAAGCGATTTCTATAACAAAGGAGTCCAAACACGGCATGCCGACGAATATACCATGAGCCCTTACCACGTGCTCTGGCCAATTCCGCAATCGGCCATCGATGGCAACACGCAGGGGCGGATCAATCAAAACAAAGGATATGCAGGACATGAGAAGAATGTGCCTCCGCTCACGGAGATCCCCAAATAA
- a CDS encoding shikimate dehydrogenase → MERRRDHVQGIKQPAAAGKESRKFAFLVHLRSYREDLKHIARPLGWLPDQFYHYTLGKRPLRPFLWSNVAIGADGDEASGSIIMVPYSGRQLLERPRQMLPIVQDAVDLAVSKGATMIGLGGLISPVTLGGKLVAGRATYGVTNGNAFTAVTIFRRLQRLLDEFGGFRPTIAVVGATGSVGSLLCKMLAAQERDARYLLVARNARKLDSFCHEVSRQYTSVSMSTSVRMDDVRHADIVVLVTSDAGSLLNPSHLRENCIVLDATQPRNASRLITTLRSDIQLIDGGLVSVPSLRTNKIGRLGLPSGISFACMAETMLLSLSGHNADFSIGNPGLEHAEAIGQMARKHDHLGFKTAEDHTFGKPQMVRLPEMVC, encoded by the coding sequence ATGGAAAGGCGCAGGGATCATGTGCAGGGGATTAAGCAGCCGGCAGCAGCAGGGAAGGAGAGTCGGAAATTTGCTTTCCTGGTTCATTTACGAAGCTATCGGGAGGATTTGAAACACATCGCTCGGCCGCTCGGATGGCTTCCCGATCAATTCTATCATTATACTCTGGGCAAACGCCCGCTCCGCCCGTTTCTTTGGAGCAATGTCGCCATCGGGGCGGACGGGGACGAGGCAAGCGGCAGCATCATCATGGTGCCCTATTCGGGGCGGCAGCTGCTTGAACGGCCGCGGCAGATGCTGCCGATTGTTCAGGACGCGGTCGATCTCGCTGTTTCCAAAGGGGCAACGATGATCGGTTTAGGCGGATTGATATCGCCCGTAACGCTGGGCGGCAAGCTCGTAGCAGGCCGGGCAACTTATGGTGTGACCAATGGAAATGCTTTTACAGCCGTCACTATTTTCAGGCGGTTACAGCGTTTGCTGGATGAGTTCGGCGGTTTCAGACCGACCATTGCCGTGGTGGGTGCGACGGGAAGTGTGGGGTCGTTGCTTTGTAAGATGCTGGCTGCGCAGGAACGCGATGCGCGCTATTTGCTGGTTGCAAGAAACGCCCGAAAGCTGGACAGTTTCTGCCACGAGGTTTCCAGGCAATACACATCTGTAAGCATGTCGACTTCCGTTCGCATGGACGATGTCCGTCATGCCGATATTGTAGTCCTCGTAACAAGCGATGCCGGAAGCTTGCTGAACCCGTCGCACTTACGTGAAAATTGCATTGTACTCGACGCAACGCAGCCCCGGAACGCTTCACGACTGATCACCACGCTGCGGTCGGACATTCAATTGATTGATGGAGGCCTGGTGTCCGTTCCCTCATTACGGACCAACAAAATCGGCCGGCTGGGATTGCCGTCGGGCATATCCTTCGCGTGCATGGCCGAAACGATGCTGCTCTCATTGAGCGGTCACAATGCCGACTTTTCGATCGGAAACCCGGGATTAGAACACGCGGAAGCTATTGGGCAAATGGCGCGAAAGCATGATCACCTGGGTTTCAAAACTGCGGAGGACCATACTTTTGGCAAACCGCAAATGGTGCGACTACCCGAAATGGTTTGCTAA
- a CDS encoding 3-keto-disaccharide hydrolase has protein sequence MKKFRLPLAGLAAFLLVSPLQAQKSKDGWLDLFNGKDLTGWKQLNGQAKYEVKDGAIVGTSVMGTPNSFLTTEKDYGDFILELDVKVDSKLNSGIQIRSLSKPEYQNGRVHGYQVEIDPSDRAFSAGIYDEARRGWLYPLDLNPEGKKAFKKDAWNKYRIEAIGSSIRTFLNGVPVAHVVDDMTPSGFICLQVHSIGNKDLEGTQVSWKNVRIKTSNLKPSPASKVRIVNLIPNNLDAAEKAQGYSLLYDGKSVDQWRSYGGTDFPTKRWNYNDGAIVISKSDGSETGNDIVTRKLYGPAFEFEFEFKLTEGANSGVKYFVDQKFNSNGKSGIGCEFQVLDDERHPDAKLGKNGNRTIASFYDVIPADRPKNSVKKIGEWNQGRIVVQKDGTVQHFLNGYKVVEYVRGSPQFKEFVAGSKFAKFEGFGMSQEGNLLLQDHGDNVLFRSLKVKEIK, from the coding sequence ATGAAAAAATTCCGATTACCGCTGGCTGGTCTGGCAGCGTTCCTCCTGGTGTCTCCGTTACAGGCGCAAAAGTCGAAGGACGGCTGGCTGGATCTGTTTAATGGCAAGGACCTCACGGGCTGGAAACAACTCAACGGTCAGGCCAAATACGAAGTAAAAGATGGTGCGATCGTGGGCACGTCGGTCATGGGTACGCCCAACTCGTTCCTCACAACCGAAAAGGATTACGGCGATTTTATTCTCGAACTGGACGTCAAGGTCGATAGCAAACTGAACTCCGGCATTCAGATCCGCAGCTTGTCGAAGCCGGAATACCAGAATGGCCGCGTGCACGGCTACCAGGTGGAAATCGACCCGAGCGACCGCGCTTTTTCTGCGGGCATTTACGACGAGGCACGCCGGGGCTGGCTGTACCCGCTCGACCTGAACCCGGAAGGCAAAAAAGCATTCAAAAAGGACGCCTGGAACAAATACCGCATCGAGGCCATCGGCAGCTCGATCCGCACCTTCCTGAACGGCGTGCCCGTGGCGCACGTGGTGGATGATATGACGCCATCGGGCTTCATTTGCCTGCAGGTACATTCAATCGGCAATAAAGACCTGGAAGGCACGCAGGTAAGCTGGAAGAATGTCCGCATTAAAACATCTAACCTCAAACCGAGCCCCGCTTCAAAAGTTCGCATCGTAAACCTGATCCCGAACAACCTCGATGCCGCAGAAAAAGCGCAAGGATATTCCTTGCTGTACGACGGCAAGTCGGTGGACCAGTGGCGCTCCTACGGCGGTACTGATTTTCCAACCAAAAGATGGAATTATAACGATGGCGCAATCGTGATCTCAAAATCCGACGGCTCCGAAACGGGCAACGACATCGTGACGCGCAAGCTGTACGGCCCCGCATTCGAGTTCGAATTCGAGTTTAAACTGACCGAAGGCGCAAACAGCGGTGTGAAGTATTTTGTGGACCAAAAATTCAATTCCAATGGTAAATCGGGCATCGGCTGCGAATTCCAGGTGCTCGACGACGAACGCCACCCGGATGCGAAACTGGGTAAGAATGGTAACCGTACCATTGCTTCGTTCTACGACGTGATTCCGGCAGACCGCCCCAAAAATTCGGTGAAAAAGATCGGTGAATGGAACCAGGGCCGCATTGTGGTGCAAAAAGACGGCACCGTGCAGCACTTCCTGAACGGATATAAAGTGGTGGAATACGTGCGCGGCTCCCCGCAGTTCAAGGAGTTCGTGGCGGGCTCCAAGTTTGCCAAGTTCGAAGGGTTCGGCATGTCGCAGGAAGGGAATCTGCTGTTGCAGGACCATGGCGACAATGTATTGTTCCGCAGTTTGAAAGTGAAGGAAATCAAATAG